The proteins below are encoded in one region of Ereboglobus luteus:
- the pnp gene encoding polyribonucleotide nucleotidyltransferase yields MNQKHTVTVPELGITFGTGSLAHLANGAVTVQVGETTLFVAATAAENIKPGQDFFPLTVDYREKYSAAGRFPGGYFKREGRPSEKEILTSRLCDRPCRPLFPAGFLNEVQVIGLLLSADQINDADISMVNGASAALAISDIPWSGPIGAVRVGQIDGQFVANPTIEQMYSSDLDLIYVGTEKDMLMIEGSAAQLPEDRFIEALEFAHKAIQPIIAGIKQLVSIAGKPKREYPLVSAKPEARAIVERIAAPKIVDAIFGKEKQVRSANVAALKEECKAALTAELGEGNFADHDIGIVFEDLQYSAYRKAVLERGTRADGRDSTSLRPIAAEAGILPRVHGSAMFKRGDTQTIVTTTLGPTKEAQDLDALTGGAKSKSFILHYNFPPYSVGETGRFGSPGRREVGHGALAERSLVPVLPPEDVFPYSIRVVSDIMASNGSTSMASICGGCLSLMDAGVPIIAPVAGISCGLMTENADDGSISKWVTVTDILGEEDHFGDMDFKLAGTTTGITGFQLDLKINGLPFEIAKKAIYQARDARIEILKVMLASIPAPRAQLSTYAPRIQTIQIDPDNIGLLIGPGGKTIRRIVETTGAQIDIAEDDSGKVFIYSNNADSMARAIQEIDILCGGGAQIEVGKLYRGVVKGTKEFGAFVECIPGKEGLVHISELADFRVRRTEDVCKVGDEMWVKCIGIDERSGKVRLSRKAAMKEMETQQQAANGEAAPAADTPPPAAPETPAS; encoded by the coding sequence ATGAATCAAAAACACACAGTCACAGTCCCCGAGCTCGGCATCACCTTTGGCACCGGCTCGCTCGCGCACCTCGCCAACGGCGCGGTCACCGTCCAAGTCGGCGAAACCACGCTCTTCGTCGCCGCCACCGCCGCCGAAAACATCAAGCCCGGCCAGGACTTCTTCCCGCTCACAGTCGATTACCGCGAAAAATATTCCGCCGCAGGACGTTTCCCCGGGGGTTATTTCAAGCGCGAAGGCCGCCCCTCCGAAAAGGAAATCCTCACCTCGCGCCTTTGCGACCGCCCCTGCCGTCCGCTCTTTCCCGCCGGCTTCCTCAATGAAGTGCAGGTCATCGGCCTGCTCCTCTCCGCCGACCAAATCAACGACGCCGACATCTCCATGGTCAACGGCGCCAGCGCCGCGCTCGCCATCTCCGACATTCCCTGGTCCGGCCCCATCGGCGCCGTGCGCGTCGGCCAGATCGACGGCCAGTTCGTCGCCAACCCCACCATCGAGCAAATGTATTCGTCCGACCTCGACCTCATCTACGTCGGCACCGAAAAAGACATGCTCATGATCGAGGGCTCCGCCGCGCAGCTCCCCGAGGACCGCTTCATCGAGGCGCTCGAATTTGCGCACAAGGCCATCCAGCCCATCATCGCCGGAATCAAGCAGCTCGTCTCCATCGCCGGCAAACCCAAGCGCGAATACCCGCTCGTCTCCGCCAAGCCCGAGGCCCGCGCCATCGTCGAGCGCATCGCCGCCCCCAAGATCGTTGACGCCATCTTCGGCAAGGAAAAACAAGTTCGCTCCGCCAACGTCGCCGCCCTCAAGGAGGAGTGCAAAGCCGCCCTCACCGCCGAGCTCGGCGAAGGCAATTTCGCGGACCACGACATCGGCATCGTCTTCGAAGACCTCCAATACAGCGCCTACCGCAAGGCCGTTCTCGAACGCGGCACCCGCGCCGACGGACGCGACTCGACCTCGCTGCGCCCCATCGCCGCCGAGGCCGGCATCCTCCCCCGCGTGCACGGCTCCGCCATGTTCAAGCGCGGCGACACCCAGACCATCGTCACCACCACCCTCGGCCCCACCAAGGAAGCCCAGGACCTCGACGCCCTCACCGGCGGCGCCAAGTCGAAATCGTTCATCCTCCACTACAACTTCCCGCCGTATTCCGTCGGCGAAACCGGCCGCTTCGGCAGCCCCGGCCGCCGCGAAGTCGGCCACGGCGCGCTCGCCGAGCGCTCCCTCGTTCCCGTGCTCCCGCCCGAGGACGTCTTCCCGTATTCGATCCGCGTCGTCTCCGACATCATGGCCTCCAACGGCTCCACCTCGATGGCCTCCATCTGCGGCGGCTGCCTCTCGCTCATGGACGCCGGCGTGCCCATCATCGCGCCCGTCGCCGGCATCTCCTGCGGCCTCATGACCGAGAACGCCGATGACGGCTCGATCTCCAAATGGGTCACCGTCACCGACATCCTCGGCGAGGAAGATCACTTCGGCGACATGGACTTCAAGCTCGCCGGCACCACCACCGGCATCACCGGCTTCCAGCTCGACCTCAAGATCAACGGCCTCCCCTTCGAGATCGCCAAGAAAGCCATCTATCAGGCCCGCGACGCGCGCATTGAAATCCTGAAAGTCATGCTCGCCTCGATCCCCGCGCCCCGCGCCCAGCTCAGCACCTACGCGCCGCGCATCCAGACCATCCAGATCGATCCGGACAACATCGGCCTCCTCATCGGCCCGGGCGGCAAGACCATCCGTCGCATCGTCGAGACCACCGGCGCGCAAATCGACATCGCCGAGGACGACTCCGGCAAGGTCTTCATCTACTCGAACAACGCCGACTCGATGGCCCGCGCCATCCAGGAAATCGACATCCTCTGCGGCGGTGGCGCGCAAATCGAAGTCGGCAAGCTCTACCGCGGCGTCGTGAAAGGCACGAAAGAATTCGGCGCCTTTGTCGAATGCATCCCCGGCAAGGAAGGCCTCGTGCACATCAGCGAACTCGCTGATTTCCGCGTGCGCCGCACCGAGGACGTCTGCAAAGTCGGTGACGAAATGTGGGTCAAGTGCATCGGCATCGACGAGCGCTCCGGCAAAGTCCGCCTCTCGCGCAAAGCCGCGATGAAGGAAATGGAAACCCAGCAGCAAGCCGCCAACGGCGAAGCCGCACCCGCCGCCGACACGCCTCCTCCCGCCGCTCCGGAAACCCCGGCCAGCTAA
- the rpsO gene encoding 30S ribosomal protein S15: MSTVVKPEIISQFKTHEKDTGSSEVQIALLTARINHLTEHLRTHRKDFHSRRGLLQMASRRRKLLDYLKRNDLPKYNEMLQRLSLRR; this comes from the coding sequence ATGTCAACAGTAGTAAAACCAGAAATCATCAGTCAGTTCAAAACACACGAGAAGGACACCGGCTCTTCCGAAGTCCAGATCGCGTTGCTCACCGCTCGCATCAATCACTTGACCGAGCATCTGCGCACGCATCGCAAGGACTTCCACAGCCGCCGCGGCCTTCTCCAGATGGCCAGCCGCCGCCGCAAACTCCTCGATTACTTGAAGCGCAACGATCTGCCCAAGTATAACGAGATGCTGCAAAGGCTCAGCCTCCGTCGCTAA